A part of Pseudarthrobacter phenanthrenivorans Sphe3 genomic DNA contains:
- a CDS encoding fumarylacetoacetate hydrolase family protein yields the protein MKLLTLRTAEGTKAVRQDGDTLTEIPGFADVGALLKDPNWETTAKEANGATHALDGADLAAVVPSPGKIICVGHNYRNHIKEMGREVPEYPTLFAKYAESLIGPNDDLALPQESDAVDWEAELAVVIGKAGRRIPEAEAGDHIAGYSVLNDISMRDYQFRTIQWLQGKTWEKSTPFGPALVTEDEFTPGPLMTSAVDGEVQQSTPTSDLVFSPEFLVSYISTIITLNPGDVIATGTPGGVGHAQDPKRYLQEGQVLVTTIESLGQLTNRVVKEA from the coding sequence ACGGCGACACCCTCACCGAGATCCCGGGCTTCGCCGACGTCGGGGCACTGCTGAAGGATCCCAACTGGGAAACCACTGCCAAGGAAGCCAACGGTGCAACGCACGCGCTCGACGGCGCTGACCTCGCCGCCGTCGTGCCTTCCCCGGGGAAGATCATCTGCGTGGGGCACAACTACCGCAACCACATCAAGGAGATGGGTCGCGAGGTCCCGGAGTATCCAACCCTGTTTGCCAAGTACGCCGAATCCCTGATCGGGCCCAATGATGACCTGGCCCTGCCGCAGGAATCGGACGCGGTGGACTGGGAAGCAGAGCTGGCCGTCGTGATCGGCAAGGCAGGCCGCCGCATCCCGGAGGCAGAGGCCGGCGACCACATCGCCGGGTACTCTGTGCTGAACGACATCTCGATGCGCGACTACCAGTTCCGCACCATCCAGTGGCTGCAGGGCAAGACCTGGGAGAAGTCCACCCCGTTCGGTCCAGCCCTCGTCACCGAGGACGAATTCACCCCCGGGCCGCTGATGACCTCGGCCGTTGACGGCGAGGTCCAGCAGAGCACCCCCACCTCCGACCTGGTATTCAGCCCAGAGTTCCTGGTCTCCTACATCTCCACGATCATCACGCTGAACCCGGGCGACGTGATCGCCACCGGCACCCCCGGCGGTGTTGGCCACGCACAGGACCCCAAGCGCTACCTGCAGGAGGGCCAGGTCCTGGTCACCACCATCGAAAGCCTGGGCCAGCTGACCAACCGCGTGGTAAAGGAAGCCTGA